Proteins encoded together in one Immundisolibacter sp. window:
- a CDS encoding ATP-binding protein — translation MNHSYDAASIEVLTGLEPVRKRPGMYTQTERPNHLAQEVIDNAVDEALAGHAHHISVTLHDDGSLAVRDDGRG, via the coding sequence ATGAATCACAGCTACGACGCCGCTTCCATCGAGGTGCTGACCGGCCTCGAACCGGTGCGAAAACGCCCCGGCATGTACACCCAGACCGAACGCCCCAACCACCTGGCGCAGGAGGTTATCGACAACGCGGTGGACGAGGCGCTGGCCGGGCACGCGCACCACATCAGCGTCACGCTGCACGACGACGGCTCCCTTGCGGTGCGCGACGACGGCCGCGGC